Proteins co-encoded in one Leptospira yasudae genomic window:
- a CDS encoding SpoIIE family protein phosphatase, whose product MISSKKQDSLLRQSSDGNLYLEDNPGLTIVFESLLTEIIQLTSAQFGIFSFRQEDGSLKSILGNPPPKAIDEASLVSEFCFKTGQDINLKKGETPSKLIPPLQQNTVCCVLHVGELGPSSFENQKKIFGTIFLGRLNDGGGEFRESDFEHLRATTRIISDLLEESFVSGESSLVVLSLMTTSRVALESVQIRKQTDRFDFLLTEIIRVSGLINKSLDLSQLLEAIMLSSKSVFRTEACSVLLLDDTKEYLYFHTVLGEKKDEVTKVRVPVGKGVAGMVVQDKQPMIINDAMNDPRVYREVDKASHFVTRNIMAAPLLVEGQVIGVIEAINTIDRTFFTENDLELFLSFSGTSALAIQKTGLLQNLEAANKDLRKKVSELESLFELSQVVSSAKNQADLMKQSIPVIHSEMDASKTGIFLINRKMGILTSISYTSEKTVEIFRTTDYQGSFIHRSIEEEKTTVKEDIQNFAFTHELDLEYLKGSYIILPLTHQGRSAFGAITVSDRIDKLSYNYSHLRLLQTFASLIARGHETLKLQNEMISRKAMQRSLEREIEITREIQKNILPESKAFRSNFDLGVRSVPAKEVSGDFYDYYQYQDGQYSFLVSDVSGKSLPAAIFMAMSSSIIRTLARNHDLDPEDILGQGNALIYEDSHNGMFVTTFFIHYNPAIFTLDYASAGHNDQVLIRKDGTWELIKGSGPPLGVIPSASYKGGSLIVEPGDMVILYTDGAIEEKNANDEEFGLERMIREIIARKHLPSNQIIDELFGLVREFSGTPELFDDFTVMILKFNDDYQFSRVFEANTSSIPLFREFVYETIKVRNLEESLRDDILLACDEAGTNIVMHGYENTELKNPKFECKIRFTGDWITIVLIDSGKVFQRKEVQEPSIEDNLSGKRKGGFGVYLIEKLMDSVDYSSEGGKNVLVLKKNFQHKASNGNHI is encoded by the coding sequence TTGATCTCGAGCAAAAAACAGGATTCTCTCCTCAGACAGAGTTCTGATGGAAACCTTTACCTGGAAGACAATCCGGGTTTGACGATCGTTTTCGAATCCCTCCTCACGGAAATCATACAACTTACTTCCGCTCAATTCGGTATTTTCAGTTTTCGTCAGGAAGACGGAAGCCTGAAATCCATTTTAGGAAATCCCCCGCCGAAAGCGATCGACGAGGCGAGTCTCGTCTCCGAATTCTGTTTTAAGACCGGTCAAGACATCAATCTGAAAAAAGGGGAAACTCCGAGCAAGCTGATCCCTCCCTTGCAACAGAACACCGTCTGCTGCGTGTTACACGTTGGCGAACTCGGACCCTCTTCCTTCGAAAATCAAAAGAAGATCTTCGGCACGATCTTTCTCGGAAGACTAAACGACGGAGGAGGAGAATTCAGAGAATCCGACTTCGAACATCTGCGCGCCACGACCAGAATCATCTCCGATCTTTTGGAGGAATCCTTCGTTTCGGGAGAATCCTCTCTCGTAGTTCTTTCTTTGATGACTACGTCTCGGGTCGCTCTTGAATCGGTGCAGATCCGAAAACAAACCGATCGTTTCGACTTTTTGTTAACCGAAATCATCCGCGTATCGGGATTAATCAATAAGTCCCTGGATCTTTCTCAGCTTTTGGAAGCGATCATGCTTTCTTCCAAGTCCGTGTTTCGAACCGAAGCGTGCAGCGTTCTTCTTCTAGACGATACGAAAGAATATCTCTACTTTCATACTGTCTTGGGAGAAAAGAAGGACGAGGTCACAAAGGTGCGCGTCCCCGTCGGCAAGGGCGTCGCGGGAATGGTCGTTCAAGACAAACAACCGATGATCATCAACGATGCGATGAACGATCCTCGTGTGTATCGGGAAGTGGACAAGGCCTCTCACTTCGTGACGAGAAACATCATGGCGGCTCCGCTTCTCGTGGAAGGTCAGGTGATCGGAGTCATCGAAGCGATCAACACGATCGATCGAACGTTTTTTACGGAGAATGACCTAGAACTCTTCCTGAGCTTTTCGGGAACGTCGGCGCTTGCGATCCAAAAGACCGGACTTCTCCAGAACTTGGAAGCGGCCAACAAGGATCTGAGAAAGAAAGTTTCCGAGCTGGAAAGTTTATTCGAACTTTCGCAAGTGGTTTCTTCGGCTAAGAATCAAGCAGATCTTATGAAACAATCCATCCCCGTGATTCACAGCGAGATGGACGCGAGTAAAACGGGAATTTTTCTCATCAACCGCAAGATGGGAATTCTCACTTCGATTTCTTACACGTCGGAAAAGACCGTGGAGATTTTCAGAACGACGGACTATCAGGGAAGTTTCATCCATCGTTCCATCGAAGAGGAAAAAACGACCGTCAAAGAAGACATTCAAAATTTTGCATTTACTCACGAACTCGATCTGGAATACCTCAAGGGATCCTATATCATTCTCCCCTTAACCCATCAGGGAAGAAGCGCGTTCGGAGCGATCACGGTTTCGGATCGGATCGACAAACTTTCGTACAACTATTCCCATCTGAGATTGTTACAGACCTTTGCGTCTTTGATCGCGAGAGGACATGAAACCCTCAAACTGCAAAACGAAATGATCTCTAGAAAGGCGATGCAGCGCTCCCTCGAACGGGAGATCGAGATCACTCGGGAAATCCAAAAGAACATTCTTCCCGAATCGAAAGCGTTTCGTTCCAACTTCGACTTAGGGGTGAGGTCCGTTCCTGCAAAGGAAGTCTCCGGAGACTTTTACGATTACTACCAATATCAGGACGGACAGTATTCCTTTTTGGTTTCGGACGTTTCGGGTAAGAGTTTGCCTGCGGCGATCTTTATGGCGATGAGTTCCTCCATCATCCGAACGCTCGCGAGAAACCACGATTTGGATCCGGAGGATATTCTGGGACAAGGGAACGCTCTCATCTACGAAGATTCACACAACGGAATGTTCGTAACGACCTTCTTCATCCATTACAATCCCGCTATATTCACTTTGGATTATGCGTCCGCCGGTCACAACGATCAGGTGTTGATCCGCAAAGACGGAACCTGGGAACTCATCAAAGGTTCCGGTCCGCCTTTGGGAGTGATTCCTTCCGCGAGTTACAAGGGGGGAAGTCTGATCGTGGAACCGGGAGACATGGTCATTCTTTATACGGACGGAGCGATCGAAGAGAAAAACGCGAACGACGAAGAATTCGGTTTGGAACGGATGATCCGCGAAATCATCGCGAGAAAACATCTTCCCTCGAATCAGATCATCGACGAACTTTTCGGCTTGGTCAGAGAATTTTCGGGAACGCCCGAACTCTTCGACGACTTTACCGTGATGATCCTGAAGTTCAACGACGACTATCAGTTCTCCCGAGTTTTCGAAGCGAACACTTCTTCGATTCCGTTGTTCCGGGAATTCGTCTACGAAACGATCAAAGTAAGAAACTTGGAAGAATCTCTGAGAGACGATATTCTTTTGGCGTGCGACGAAGCGGGTACGAATATCGTAATGCACGGTTACGAAAATACGGAACTGAAAAATCCAAAGTTCGAATGTAAAATACGCTTTACAGGGGACTGGATCACCATTGTATTAATTGATTCCGGGAAAGTCTTTCAGAGAAAGGAAGTTCAAGAACCTTCCATCGAGGACAATCTAAGCGGCAAACGAAAGGGTGGATTCGGAGTCTATCTGATCGAAAAGCTGATGGATTCAGTCGATTATTCCAGCGAAGGCGGGAAGAACGTTTTAGTTCTCAAGAAGAATTTTCAACACAAGGCTTCGAATGGAAATCACATCTGA
- a CDS encoding STAS domain-containing protein: MEITSEIKNRSKIIHLIGNLDVHNTHRIESVFMDQIKTGNSPVLVLDLSSVEFISSAGLRIIVAALRICKERDVELRLAGIKPAVKKVFEIIDMNSMFSIFETLESAIK; the protein is encoded by the coding sequence ATGGAAATCACATCTGAAATTAAGAATCGCTCCAAAATCATCCACTTGATCGGAAACCTCGACGTTCACAACACACATAGAATCGAATCCGTTTTTATGGATCAGATCAAGACCGGAAATTCTCCCGTACTGGTTTTGGATCTTTCTTCCGTCGAATTCATTTCTTCCGCTGGACTTAGAATCATCGTAGCTGCTCTTCGAATCTGCAAGGAACGAGACGTGGAACTTCGTCTCGCGGGAATCAAACCCGCCGTAAAAAAAGTATTCGAAATCATCGATATGAATTCCATGTTCAGCATCTTTGAAACTCTAGAATCCGCCATAAAATAG
- a CDS encoding acyl-CoA carboxylase subunit beta, with protein sequence MSEAKYSLENPFQSTSEPDAPKPRGLYEEANELGKELLSKPLAGGGVDRILVQHSKDRMTVWERIKVLTEQEPNILYQNWGKSLDGASLVTGILNINGRDVAIYGHDFTLRAGSMDATNGSKLARLIYMAGEHGIPLIGMNDSAGAYVPAGVGGLDGYSEAFTALRKISGVVPSLMLMFGFNAGGGAYLPRQGSFMIQCENTFFGLTGPGVVKSVLGEDISADDLGGPKVHGQSGVVDLITGDELGSLRTALRLLSYLPDNNHSFAPFHPTSDPTDRFIYEEEILFKKTFNSPTGMNTPFDITLYLQNICDHGQYFEIQPQRSRNLVTAFGRIGGHVVAFVANNSAVSSGQIDINAARKGTRFIRFCNLYNIPIVFLEDTTGFLPGKEQEQNGIVLEGRKLLDSIIDIRTPRLTLIIRNAFGGAYACFNSYHVGADMVFALPTARIAVMGPAGKDYVYKDEVSAIHREYQENVKKGMSEKEAIVVRDKKLQLLSTQYERELMNPKEALSLGSVSRIVLPGTTRSILFQNLDYLIRHYKPAPLSGPQREFE encoded by the coding sequence ATGTCCGAAGCAAAATACTCACTGGAAAATCCATTCCAATCCACGTCCGAACCTGACGCTCCGAAACCCCGCGGTCTTTACGAAGAGGCCAACGAGTTAGGTAAAGAGCTCCTGAGCAAACCGCTCGCGGGAGGAGGGGTCGACCGGATCCTCGTTCAACATTCGAAAGATCGAATGACCGTTTGGGAACGAATCAAAGTTCTTACGGAACAAGAACCGAATATTCTCTATCAAAACTGGGGCAAAAGTCTCGACGGAGCTTCTCTCGTTACCGGAATTTTAAACATCAACGGAAGAGACGTTGCGATCTACGGTCACGACTTCACGCTCCGCGCGGGTTCCATGGATGCGACCAACGGAAGCAAACTCGCGAGACTCATCTACATGGCGGGAGAACACGGAATTCCTCTGATCGGAATGAACGACTCCGCGGGAGCTTACGTTCCGGCGGGAGTGGGCGGACTCGACGGATACAGCGAGGCGTTTACCGCTCTGAGAAAAATCAGCGGCGTCGTTCCGAGTTTGATGCTCATGTTCGGATTCAACGCGGGGGGCGGTGCGTATCTCCCTCGTCAGGGATCGTTCATGATTCAATGCGAGAACACATTCTTCGGTTTAACAGGACCGGGCGTCGTTAAGTCCGTCTTAGGAGAAGATATCTCCGCAGACGACTTAGGCGGACCTAAGGTTCACGGACAAAGCGGGGTTGTCGATCTCATAACCGGAGACGAATTGGGATCTCTTAGAACCGCGCTTCGACTTCTTTCGTATCTTCCCGATAACAATCATTCCTTCGCTCCGTTCCATCCGACCTCGGACCCTACGGATCGATTCATCTACGAAGAAGAGATTCTTTTTAAAAAGACGTTCAACTCTCCGACGGGGATGAATACTCCGTTCGATATCACGTTGTATCTGCAGAACATCTGCGATCACGGTCAGTATTTCGAAATCCAGCCTCAGAGATCCAGAAACCTCGTAACCGCTTTCGGAAGAATCGGAGGACACGTGGTCGCGTTCGTCGCGAACAACTCGGCGGTTTCCTCCGGTCAGATCGACATCAACGCCGCGAGAAAGGGAACGCGCTTTATCCGTTTCTGTAATCTCTACAACATCCCGATCGTGTTCCTCGAAGACACGACCGGATTCTTACCCGGAAAAGAACAGGAACAAAACGGGATCGTTCTCGAGGGAAGAAAACTCCTCGATTCGATCATCGACATCCGCACACCTCGTTTAACATTGATTATTCGAAATGCGTTCGGCGGCGCTTACGCATGTTTCAACTCCTATCACGTGGGAGCTGACATGGTGTTTGCGCTTCCTACGGCGAGAATCGCCGTGATGGGACCGGCCGGAAAAGACTACGTCTACAAGGACGAGGTTTCCGCGATCCACAGAGAATATCAGGAAAACGTAAAGAAGGGAATGTCCGAAAAAGAAGCGATCGTAGTCCGCGACAAAAAACTTCAGCTTCTTTCCACACAATACGAACGCGAACTGATGAATCCGAAGGAAGCCCTTTCTCTCGGTTCCGTTTCCAGAATCGTTCTTCCCGGAACGACCAGAAGCATTCTCTTCCAGAACCTGGATTATTTAATCCGACATTACAAACCGGCTCCGTTGTCCGGACCTCAAAGGGAGTTTGAGTAA
- a CDS encoding biotin/lipoyl-containing protein has protein sequence MIDFHNNRIQFHQSNSAWIRSFSLESIKCLIVCRGPVRKEAMEIFDSIGIREYGILLSEKDSVVYPMALAPELRGFRFPNNIHRVPDYMGAGKEEKVQRIEQIISIAKDNKYTHIFAGYGFMAEDSEFISAIEKSGIVFMGPASYVADQAGSKDAAKRIARQLNVSVTPGVDNISSLALLAKAPDAKALEKFAKEKGIDFTFDSSLPLEVNAENLLELGYSKIVELVTIADLQAEAEKETKKIWEKYPKNRIRFKYIGGGGGKGQRVVSKIEEVKGAVQEILSESKVTAPGTNKNFLIELNIENTRHNEIQLIGNGEWCLALGGRDCSVQMHEQKLLEISLTQELLEREISACSATQPKKAEVLKGDLKVLREMEEQSERFGAAVKLNSVSTFESIVEGTNHFFMEVNTRIQVEHRVTEMVYSLKFKNPENANEFFVVDSLIEAMALLSLHGKRLQKPERILRYPSGSEVRINATNKAIQPHAGGVIMNWSKPLSDEIRDDQGISIRNPDTNLFVHYKVAGAYDSNIALLITHGENRKDNLIRLGNILRKTELRGFDLSTNLLVHYGLINWILGKDAMFKPSTAFMISYLAGVGAVEKIVKDVDLEIAWKKMISEASSPEVKKVLSRKLTLITRPIGEILKDAHLVAGFLGYHLNRSWKISGSKVEWLRNPIHILADLYHYLNMEADPNLPPSEQIWDHDNEILQKALSFYQELSKRSGIAADSIELVATLNTGKSISGVDAGTLPSVLHSHNGFQAGLELLKLLPNIGLNSGFYNLEVDEKLEAIIPDEFKKAETRDAFIKFLAPAPKASSDEIVAPMGGMFYSKEAPDLPPMVKVGDHFKAGQPLFIVEVMKMFNKISAPFSGTVKEILLNDSDGKIISKGQTIFKIVPDEVIHIETEAEIADRKKKTTLSLV, from the coding sequence ATGATCGACTTTCACAACAATCGCATTCAATTTCACCAATCCAATTCCGCTTGGATCCGTTCCTTCTCCTTGGAATCGATCAAATGTCTGATCGTATGCCGGGGACCGGTCCGAAAAGAAGCAATGGAAATTTTCGACTCGATCGGAATTCGGGAATACGGAATTTTACTTTCCGAAAAGGATTCGGTCGTTTATCCGATGGCGCTCGCTCCGGAGCTCAGAGGATTCCGTTTTCCGAACAATATCCACAGGGTTCCCGATTACATGGGAGCCGGTAAGGAAGAAAAAGTTCAGAGAATCGAACAGATCATCTCCATCGCCAAAGACAATAAATATACTCATATCTTCGCCGGTTACGGTTTTATGGCGGAGGATTCCGAGTTCATTTCCGCCATCGAAAAAAGCGGAATCGTTTTTATGGGACCGGCTTCCTACGTCGCGGACCAGGCCGGTTCTAAAGACGCGGCAAAGAGAATCGCGAGACAACTCAACGTCTCCGTCACTCCGGGTGTGGACAACATTTCTTCCCTCGCGTTACTTGCGAAAGCACCCGATGCAAAGGCTCTCGAAAAATTCGCAAAAGAGAAGGGAATCGATTTTACGTTCGATTCTTCTCTTCCCTTGGAAGTGAACGCGGAGAACTTGCTAGAATTAGGATATTCTAAAATTGTAGAACTCGTAACGATCGCCGATCTTCAGGCGGAAGCGGAAAAGGAAACGAAAAAAATCTGGGAGAAATATCCTAAGAATCGAATTCGTTTTAAATACATCGGCGGGGGCGGCGGTAAAGGACAACGGGTCGTTTCCAAAATCGAAGAAGTGAAAGGCGCGGTTCAAGAAATTCTTTCCGAGTCGAAAGTGACCGCTCCGGGAACGAACAAAAACTTCCTCATCGAATTAAACATCGAAAACACAAGACACAACGAGATCCAGCTTATCGGAAACGGAGAATGGTGTCTCGCACTCGGTGGGCGGGATTGTTCGGTGCAGATGCACGAACAAAAGCTTCTCGAAATCTCTCTTACGCAGGAATTGTTAGAAAGAGAAATCTCGGCTTGTTCGGCAACTCAACCGAAAAAAGCGGAAGTTCTCAAAGGAGATTTGAAAGTTCTTCGCGAAATGGAAGAACAATCCGAACGGTTCGGAGCCGCCGTAAAACTCAACAGCGTTTCGACTTTCGAATCCATCGTGGAAGGAACCAATCACTTCTTTATGGAAGTGAACACTCGGATTCAGGTGGAACACAGAGTCACCGAGATGGTGTATTCTTTGAAGTTCAAAAATCCGGAAAACGCCAACGAGTTTTTCGTTGTGGACAGTTTGATCGAAGCGATGGCGCTGCTTTCCCTTCACGGAAAACGTCTTCAGAAACCGGAAAGAATTCTCCGTTATCCTTCGGGCTCCGAAGTTCGTATCAACGCGACCAACAAAGCGATCCAACCTCATGCTGGCGGGGTCATTATGAACTGGTCCAAACCTTTATCCGATGAAATTCGCGACGACCAAGGAATCAGCATCCGCAACCCGGATACGAATTTATTCGTACATTATAAAGTTGCCGGAGCTTACGATTCCAACATTGCGCTTTTGATCACTCACGGAGAAAACCGTAAGGACAATTTAATCCGACTGGGAAACATCCTGAGAAAAACGGAACTCAGAGGTTTCGATCTGTCCACGAATCTTTTGGTCCATTACGGTTTAATCAACTGGATTCTCGGAAAAGACGCGATGTTCAAACCTTCCACAGCGTTTATGATTTCCTACCTTGCGGGAGTGGGAGCGGTGGAAAAAATCGTGAAGGACGTGGATCTTGAAATCGCTTGGAAAAAGATGATTTCAGAAGCGTCTTCTCCCGAAGTCAAAAAGGTTCTCAGTAGAAAGCTTACTTTGATTACAAGGCCGATCGGAGAAATCCTCAAAGACGCGCATCTCGTAGCCGGATTCCTAGGTTATCATTTAAACCGATCCTGGAAAATTTCAGGTTCAAAAGTGGAATGGCTCCGTAACCCGATTCACATTCTTGCGGACCTTTATCACTATTTGAATATGGAAGCGGATCCAAACCTTCCTCCTTCGGAGCAGATTTGGGATCACGATAACGAAATTCTCCAAAAGGCTCTTTCTTTCTATCAGGAGCTTTCCAAGAGAAGCGGAATCGCCGCGGACTCCATCGAATTGGTTGCAACTTTGAATACAGGCAAATCCATTTCCGGCGTGGATGCGGGAACTCTTCCTTCCGTTCTGCATTCGCATAACGGCTTTCAAGCGGGACTCGAACTTCTAAAACTTCTTCCAAACATAGGACTGAATTCAGGTTTTTACAATCTGGAAGTGGATGAAAAATTGGAAGCGATCATTCCGGATGAATTCAAAAAGGCGGAAACGAGAGACGCATTCATCAAGTTTCTTGCTCCGGCACCGAAAGCGAGTTCCGATGAAATCGTGGCTCCGATGGGAGGAATGTTCTATTCCAAAGAAGCTCCGGATCTTCCTCCGATGGTCAAAGTGGGGGATCATTTCAAAGCGGGACAACCTCTGTTCATCGTCGAAGTCATGAAGATGTTCAACAAGATCTCGGCTCCTTTCAGCGGAACCGTGAAAGAGATTTTGTTAAACGACAGCGACGGAAAGATCATTTCCAAAGGTCAGACGATTTTCAAAATCGTTCCGGATGAAGTCATTCATATCGAGACCGAAGCGGAAATCGCGGATCGAAAAAAGAAAACTACGCTCAGTTTGGTTTAA
- a CDS encoding protein-glutamate methylesterase/protein-glutamine glutaminase, protein MIQVFIIDDSAVVRQVLAQILSKDSEIEIIGSASDPIFAAEKLSAVWPDVFILDVEMPRMDGISFLKKVMSEKPTPVIICSSLAEKESETAVLAMKLGAIDIIEKPKVGLKNFLEESEILFTDSVKAAHASGSRIKLHASQNGDSKFFETHKQTKADFSKISTTDKLIAIGTSTGGTQALEYILTRLDVHCPGIVIVQHMPEKFTEAFANRLNQISKIQVKEAKDGDRIQLGSAYIAPGNKHMEVYLSGAQFHIRILDGPLVNRHRPSVDILFNSVAKVAGKNAKGIIMTGMGNDGANGLLKIKQTGAATIAQDEASCVVFGMPKEAILKGAVDTILPLSKIVKEVQNF, encoded by the coding sequence GTGATTCAGGTTTTTATCATAGACGATTCCGCGGTTGTTCGTCAGGTTCTCGCTCAAATTTTGAGTAAAGATTCCGAAATCGAAATTATAGGCTCGGCCTCCGATCCGATTTTTGCGGCTGAAAAACTCTCCGCAGTTTGGCCGGACGTTTTTATCCTCGACGTTGAAATGCCTCGCATGGACGGGATTTCCTTTTTGAAAAAGGTTATGTCCGAAAAGCCGACCCCCGTGATTATCTGTTCTTCCTTGGCGGAAAAAGAATCAGAAACCGCCGTTCTGGCAATGAAACTCGGAGCCATCGACATCATCGAAAAACCGAAGGTCGGATTAAAAAATTTTCTGGAAGAATCCGAAATTCTTTTCACCGATTCCGTGAAAGCCGCACACGCTTCCGGCTCGCGAATCAAACTTCATGCTTCTCAAAACGGGGATTCCAAATTTTTTGAAACTCACAAACAGACCAAAGCGGATTTTTCCAAGATCAGTACGACGGATAAGTTGATTGCGATCGGGACTTCAACCGGAGGAACGCAGGCGCTTGAATACATTCTTACGCGATTGGACGTTCATTGTCCCGGAATCGTGATCGTTCAACACATGCCTGAAAAATTCACCGAAGCCTTTGCGAATCGTCTGAATCAAATCAGCAAGATTCAAGTCAAGGAAGCGAAGGACGGAGATCGAATACAGCTCGGTTCCGCATACATCGCCCCCGGAAACAAACACATGGAGGTTTATCTAAGCGGCGCGCAGTTTCATATCCGTATTTTGGACGGACCTCTCGTCAATCGTCATCGGCCTTCGGTGGATATCCTATTCAACTCCGTGGCAAAGGTCGCGGGTAAGAATGCGAAAGGAATCATTATGACCGGAATGGGAAACGACGGTGCGAACGGACTTTTAAAGATCAAACAAACCGGCGCCGCTACGATTGCACAGGACGAAGCAAGCTGTGTCGTTTTCGGAATGCCGAAGGAAGCGATCTTGAAAGGTGCAGTAGATACGATTCTTCCTTTATCGAAGATAGTAAAGGAAGTTCAGAATTTTTGA
- a CDS encoding chemotaxis protein CheD: MTEPDIVRDLFLQPGGFFWGRRNIRIRTLLGSCVSICFWNPSLLYGGMAHVMLPSRPVSDTDNTLNAKYADDAIRLFFEKIEQTGGRNGQYQIKLFGGASMFSSDEEKLLEIKSVRDIGMKNIHSIKDLLNANHLPITSEDLGGFSHRRIYFTLWDGEIYVERPESP; encoded by the coding sequence ATGACGGAACCGGATATAGTTCGGGATTTGTTTTTACAACCCGGAGGCTTTTTTTGGGGGAGAAGAAATATTCGGATTCGAACCCTGCTCGGGTCTTGCGTTTCAATTTGTTTTTGGAATCCGTCGCTTTTGTACGGGGGAATGGCGCACGTTATGCTCCCTTCTCGTCCCGTATCGGATACGGATAATACTTTAAACGCGAAATATGCGGACGACGCGATCCGGTTGTTTTTCGAAAAGATCGAACAAACCGGAGGACGAAACGGGCAATACCAAATCAAACTTTTCGGAGGCGCTTCGATGTTTTCCAGCGACGAGGAGAAACTTCTGGAGATCAAATCGGTCCGAGATATAGGAATGAAGAACATACACTCCATTAAGGATTTATTAAATGCGAATCACCTCCCGATCACCTCCGAAGATCTGGGGGGATTTTCCCATCGGCGAATTTATTTTACTCTTTGGGACGGTGAGATTTATGTGGAAAGGCCGGAGTCGCCGTGA
- a CDS encoding chemotaxis protein CheW, translating to MNSMEENQFLTFCLGDEYYGIGILHIKEIIEYSGLTTVPLMPEFIPGVINLRGNVVPVVDLKHKFFKSKIEPDRKTCVIIVELHSGLDGDRKEKTDLGILVESVNEVVSISGNDIEPAPTFGSKIKVDFILGMARQENGFIIILNTDKILNLEELTSLEENQSAEALAEKA from the coding sequence ATGAACTCCATGGAAGAAAATCAGTTTCTGACGTTTTGTCTTGGCGATGAATATTATGGAATCGGAATATTGCATATCAAGGAAATTATCGAATATTCCGGTTTGACTACGGTTCCGCTGATGCCCGAGTTCATACCGGGCGTGATCAATCTGCGAGGCAATGTGGTTCCTGTCGTCGATTTAAAGCATAAATTCTTTAAGAGTAAGATCGAACCTGATCGGAAAACCTGCGTGATTATAGTCGAACTTCATTCGGGACTAGACGGAGATAGAAAGGAGAAAACGGATTTAGGAATCCTTGTCGAATCCGTAAACGAAGTCGTTTCGATTTCGGGAAACGATATAGAGCCCGCCCCTACGTTCGGTTCCAAGATCAAAGTGGATTTCATATTGGGGATGGCCCGTCAGGAGAACGGATTTATCATCATCCTCAACACGGATAAAATTCTAAATCTGGAAGAATTGACTTCTCTGGAAGAAAACCAATCTGCGGAGGCGTTGGCAGAGAAAGCATGA